Sequence from the Candidatus Effluviviaceae Genus V sp. genome:
AGCTCGTGGTCGTGACGCTCGACTTCCCGAAGGACTGGAACCGCGACCAGGTGCGTCTGGTCACGGTCGTTGGAGAGTAGAGCGATGATCAGGCATCTCGCAACGAGCAGGACGCAGGGGGGCTTCACCATCACGGAGCTTCTCGTGGCGAGCATCATCGCCGGTGTCATCCTGCTCGCCGTCATGAGCATCTACCTGACGTCCATGCAGGCCTGGGACCGCTCTGGCGCGAGACTTGCATTGCAGAGGCGTGGGGACCTCGCCATGGAGCGGATCGTCTCGGACATCAGGGACGGGAGCCGCGTCGAGATCACGAACGGCGGCACGACCATGGCGATCTACCGCGCGACGGCATCGGGAGACAGCCTTGTCGGGAACTACCTGCTCGTGGACGACGAGCTCAAGAACGGCAGCGGGACCGTTCTCGCTGAGGGCCTGACCGAGCTCGCGTTCACCTCGGGAAACGGCGTCAAGGTGCGCATCGAGATGAGCCTGTACGACAACGCGGGCACACCGACACTCACGACGGACGACGAGTCCATACAGCTCGAGACGGTAGCCGTGTGCAGGAACAGATCGCTGTACTAGCGGCGAGGAGGCGACAGTGTTCGGCCGAAACACGGGAGTGGTGACGGGGATCGACGTCGGAGCAGCGAGCGTCAAGGCCGTCAGGATGAACATCAAGGGCAAGAGCTCCGTGCTGATGGGCGCCGCCGTCGCCGAGCTCGCCCCGGACGATGACGCGACCCCGGCCGGCGGCGGGGACCGCGAGGCCAGGCTTGTCGACGCGATCAAGGCGGTCTTCGACGAGGTCGGCGGCTCGACGCAGGACACGATCGTCGCCTCGATCGGCGGCGCGAGCGTCAGCGTCAAGCACGTCATCTTCCCGAAGATGACCAAGCAGGCCTTGGCCGAGTCGATCCACTGGGAGGCGAGAAAGCACATCCCGTTCGGGGAGTCGGACTTCGTGCTCGACTTCCAGATCATGAACGGCGGGAGGAGCGAGGACGGCAACATGAGTGTCCTCCTGGCCGCGGTCGAGACGAAGGCTGTCGACCGACTGCTCAAGGTCCTGGGCAAGGCCGGGATCGAGCCGGACACGATCGACATCAACCCTCTCGCTCTCATGAATGAGGCCGACGAGGAGGGACTTATCGACGGAGAGACCGTCGCGGTCGTCGAGGTCGGTGCGACAACGCTGACGCTGGCCGTCTACAGGCGCGGCGGACTCTTCTTCACACGCAGCGTTCCGCTCGGTCGCGACACGAACGGCGCG
This genomic interval carries:
- a CDS encoding prepilin-type N-terminal cleavage/methylation domain-containing protein: MIRHLATSRTQGGFTITELLVASIIAGVILLAVMSIYLTSMQAWDRSGARLALQRRGDLAMERIVSDIRDGSRVEITNGGTTMAIYRATASGDSLVGNYLLVDDELKNGSGTVLAEGLTELAFTSGNGVKVRIEMSLYDNAGTPTLTTDDESIQLETVAVCRNRSLY